The Oncorhynchus keta strain PuntledgeMale-10-30-2019 chromosome 17, Oket_V2, whole genome shotgun sequence genome has a window encoding:
- the LOC118395866 gene encoding transcription factor E2F4-like has product MELESERTEFGAMGDSLQPQTPSRHEKSLGLLTTKFVSLLQEAKDGVLDLKAAADTLAVRQKRRIYDITNVLEGIGLIEKKSKNSIQWKGVGPGCNTQEIADKLIDLKAELDDLDKREHELDQQRVWVQQSIMNVTDDSQNSPMAYVKHEDLCSAFKGDTLLAIRAPTGTQLEVPIPESVLIGQKKYQIRLKSSAGPIEVLLVNKDPSSPSPVVLSVPPPEDMLQSLPVPAAAAAANTKQTPTAPSQPSQPLAHSSNPSPATLLPACTATSNQAVTTAVSSTLTVSTPTTNTNAQSTPLLDTQPLQSSASLDGCCSSSAVFEPIKADPSELLYFPKELSDMFDPTKEIMSADLLEELMSSEVFSPLLRLSPPPGDHDYIYNLDETEGLCDLFDVPILNL; this is encoded by the exons ATGGAGCTGGAGTCGGAAAGAACCGAATTTGGAGCTATGGGAGACTCGCTTCAACCTCAAACCCCAAGTCGACACGAGAAGAGTCTAGGATTGCTTACAACCAAATTTGTATCTTTGCTACAAGAGGCCAAGGATGGAGTTCTAGACCTGAAAGCA GCAGCAGACACCCTAGCTGTAAGACAGAAGCGGCGCATCTACGACATCACCAATGTGCTTGAGGGCATCGGACTGATCGAGAAGAAGTCTAAGAACAGTATTCAGTGGAA GGGTGTTGGTCCTGGCTGTAACACACAGGAGATAGCCGATAAACTCATTGATCTGAAGGCAGAACTGGATGATCTGGACAAGCGGGAGCACGAGTTGGATCAGCAGAGGGTCTGGGTCCAGCAGAGCATCATGAACGTCACAGACGACTCACAGAACAGCC CTATGGCTTATGTAAAACATGAAGACCTCTGTAGTGCTTTCAAAG GTGACACTCTCCTAGCGATCCGCGCTCCCACAGGCACACAACTGGAGGTGCCCATACCTGAGTCG GTACTGATTGGACAGAAGAAGTATCAGATCCGTCTCAAGAGCTCAGCAGGACCCATTGAGGTTCTCCTTGTGAACAAGGACCCATCCAGCCCGTCTCCAGTGGTGCTGTCCGTCCCCCCACCCGAGGACATGCTCCAGAGCCTTCCagtgcctgctgctgctgctgctgccaacaCAAAACAGACACCTACTGCCCCCTCACAGCCCAGCCAGcctctggcccattcctccaacCCCAGTCCTGCCACACTCTTACCTGCCTGCACAGCTACTTCGAATCAGGCAGTCACCACTGCAG TGTCCAGCACACTGACTGTTTCCACACCCACTACAAACACAAATGCCCAATCGACTCCCCTGTTGGACACCCAGCCTCTCCAGTCCTCTGCCTCATTGGATGGCTGCTGTTCTTCTTCAGCAGTCTTTGAACCAATCAAGGCTGACCCCTCAGAAT TGCTGTATTTCCCCAAAGAACTTTCTGACATGTTTGACCCGACTAAAG AGATCATGAGTGCAGACCTGTTGGAGGAGTTGATGTCTTCCGAGG tgttctctccactcctccgtctaTCTCCTCCTCCGGGTGACCACGACTACATATATAACCTGGACGAAACCGAAGGCCTGTGTGACCTCTTTGATGTCCCGATTCTTAACCTTTGA